One part of the Mya arenaria isolate MELC-2E11 chromosome 3, ASM2691426v1 genome encodes these proteins:
- the LOC128228428 gene encoding tyrosine-protein kinase JAK2-like isoform X4 — protein sequence MATYRRVELVMEREDGLVLEGSQADPVPPKLFFRQQAKALGFLPSNVIPVQPQSEGCDIVQNLLTKHAITLPNAIDLETEEEKRRIASQPKVYMAGQVNIAAKIGEGHFTEVYKGRLCEQQHVVIKQLRSDPTLQRHHKQLHESLMSGFEVLLKLNGSNLFVNFLGLTLGPSTGLLMSGTGLYSMKAFLRMDRTGPPQLTFLHLIDVSIHLAEALQYMEQKNCFHGNLTCENLVVEKFDHRVLEIKVTDPGLVCFYQQLPLDHEVNIKRLPWLDPSMYKPGGLKEVTAKTEVWALGSTLWQMFEGGASPWEAINSMGGPRSIEAVQQFFLVNKKVPRCPKLLKPQADDSEPVQKYKQEFYMKLQDCWTLDSEERPCPEALLRTFISCFQEHSREYHEYSQPIYSVGSSGLSSMDSATTEFYFLNSGYTGTSKPIPNLSCLNSSDIFSDQGVLPLEVDLSKHTTDHPTPPIPRAQGVAVKTPYPLHGEPSAEVHGAGVNLPSFVILNRRLSIDKSKQLGSGYYGAVYKATLDRDDNTPLSVAVKVLKQDKFELFKLDFKKEAEVMEKLEHENIVKFYGTCDSIHGFCLVMDCLDQSLYKFLKSRENLKKEEIYKLALDVAKGMEYLEQKKILHCDLAARNILLTTNQQAKVCDFGLSKILMEDKDYYRRQTERIIPIYWSAPEWTDSRRVSSKSDVWSYGVVLWEMFSYGNDPKMNIDNPSDFVGKLIKGDRLQRPRNCPDHFYQFMRQCWDKDPERRPTFTMCRNRLDEQLSSNVQVDDKNCLGKGDFGAVYKHQWCGQEVALKICTSPPDNARFKREFTLLEKLKNRSPDNNGHPNIVMFIGHKELDDPHVKFAYMMELMKNGCLSDYLKEPKMLYDSKMKCLIDIAQGMEFLYDNIIIHCDLTARNVLLTSDLTAKVADFGWAKELENDCENSTYRRTDSQFKLHVLWAPPEVRGGTYCRQSDIWSFGVVCLEVFLDGGTPRFTKPSQPSPYSDPQEEHWARLAQNERFPKPLTCPDEVYEIIKLCWQSDPQQRIPFRDIVKELIRIRAS from the exons GGGAGGGCCACTTCACTGAGGTTTACAAGGGTCGGTTATGTGAGCAACAGCATGTTGTGATAAAGCAGCTGAGGTCGGACCCGACCCTGCAGCGTCACCACAAACAATTGCATGAG TCCCTAATGTCTGGCTTTGAGGTACTGCTGAAGTTAAACGGGTCAAATTTATTTGTCAATTTCCTGGGACTAACCCTTGGGCCTAGCACAGGCTTGCTGATGAGTGGAACCGGCCTGTATAGCATGAAGGCATTCCTGCGCATGGACAGGACTGGGCCTCCCCAACTGACATTTTTGCACCTGATTGATGTCTCGATACACCTGGCAGAGGCCTTGCAATACATG GAACAGAAAAATTGTTTCCATGGAAACCTAACATGTGAAAACCTTGTAGTGGAGAAGTTTGACCATCGTGTGTTAGAGATCAAGGTCACAGACCCAGGCCTCGTCTGCTTCTACCAGCAGCTTCCCTTAGATCATGAAGTCAACATTAAAAG aCTTCCGTGGTTGGACCCCAGTATGTATAAGCCTGGTGGCCTTAAAGAAGTGACGGCAAAGACCGAGGTGTGGGCTCTGGGCTCCACCCTCTGGCAGATGTTTGAGGGCGGGGCCAGTCCGTGGGAGGCCATTAACTCGATGGGAGGGCCAAGGTCAATTGAAGCG gtGCAGcaattttttttggtaaataaaaaagttcCTCGATGTCCGAAGTTACTGAAACCGCAGGCAGATGACTCTGAACCAGTTCAAAAGTACAAACAAGAGTTTTACATGAAGCTGCAAGACTGCTGGACATTAGATAGTGAGGAGAGGCCATGCCCAGAGGCACTGCTCAGGACATTCATATCCTGCTTTCAGGAACATT CGAGAGAGTACCATGAGTATAGCCAACCAATATACTCTGTCGGCAGCAGTGGGCTATCCAGTATGGACAGTGCGACTACTGAGTTCTATTTCCTCAATAGCGGATATACGGGCACCTCAAAACCAATACCCAATCTTTCTTGTCTCAACTCttcag atatattCTCAGATCAAGGTGTGCTACCTTTGGAAGTAGATCTGTCAAAACATACAACTGATCACCCCACTCCACCAATCCCTCGAGCCCAGGGGGTCGCCGTCAAAACCCCATACCCACTTCATGGGGAACCTTCGGCGGAGGTACACGGAGCTGGCGTAAACCTGCCTTCATTTGTCATTCTAAACAGAAGGCTTTCCATTGACAAAAGCAAACAGCTGGGAAGT GGTTATTATGGTGCAGTTTACAAGGCCACTCTAGATAGGGATGATAATACACCATTATCTGTTGCagtaaaag TTTTGAAACAAGACAAGTTTGAGCTATTCAAGTTGGATTTCAAAAAGGAAGCTGAAGTTATGGAGAAACTGGAGCATGAAAACATTGTCAAGTTCTATGGCACCTGCGATAGCATTCATG GGTTCTGCCTTGTGATGGACTGCCTGGATCAGTCGCTATACAAGTTTCTGAAATCTCGCGAAAACTTGAAAAAAGAGGAAATTTACAAGCTTGCCCTCGATGTTGCCAAG GGTATGGAATACCTAGAACAGAAGAAAATATTACACTGTGACCTTGCAGCCCGGAATATTCTCCTAACCACTAACCAACAGGCCAAGGTCTGTGACTTTGGCCTGTCCAAGATACTAATGGAAGACAAGGATTACTACAGGAGGCAAACCGAGAGGATAATACCTATATACTG GTCTGCTCCCGAGTGGACCGATTCCAGACGTGTTTCCTCCAAGTCTGATGTCTGGAGCTATGGAGTTGTACTCTGGGAAATGTTCAG TTATGGCAATGATCCAAAGATGAACATTGACAACCCCAGTGACTTTGTCGGCAAGCTGATAAAAGGGGATCGACTCCAGCGTCCGAGAAATTGCCCAGACCATTTTTACCAGTTCATGCGTCAGTGTTGGGACAAAGACCCAGAGAGGAGACCAACTTTTACCATGTGCAGGAATAG GCTTGATGAACAGCTTTCTTCAAATGTCCAGGTGGACGACAAAAATTGCCTTGGAAAG GGTGATTTTGGAGCTGTTTACAAGCACCAGTGGTGTGGTCAAGAAGTTGCACTGAAGATTTGCACATCTCCTCCTGATAATGCGAGGTTTAAAAGAGAATTCACTCTTCTCGAGAAGTTAAAGAATAGAAGCCCAGACAATAATGGGCATCCGAACATTGTCATGTTTATTGGACACAAGGAGCTAGATG ACCCACATGTTAAGTTTGCCTACATGATGGAGCTTATGAAAAATGGCTGCCTTTCTGATTACCTGAAAGAGCCAAAAATGTTGTATGATAGCAAAATGAAGTGCCTTATAGACATTGCTCAG GGAATGGAATTCCTTTATGACAACATCATTATTCACTGTGACTTGACGGCAAGGAATGTGTTATTGACATCTGACCTCACAGCAAAGGTGGCGGACTTTGGTTGGGCGAAGGAACTGGAGAATGATTGTGAAAACAGTACATACAGGAGGACTGATTCTCagtttaaactacatgtattatg GGCTCCTCCAGAGGTTCGTGGCGGGACATACTGTCGGCAGTCAGACATCTGGAGTTTCGGCGTTGTGTGCTTAGAGGTCTTCTTGGATGGAGGAACCCCAAGGTTTACCAAACCCTCCCAACCCTCCCCATACTCCGATCCACAGGAGGAGCATTGGGCCCGCCTCGCTCAGAACGAGAGATTCCCGAAACCTTTGACCTGCCCCGATGAGGTTTACGAGATCATAAAGCTGTGCTGGCAGAGTGATCCACAACAGAGAATACCTTTCAGAGACATTGTTAAGGAATTGATAAg GATCAGGGCTTCTTAA